In Hwangdonia lutea, a single window of DNA contains:
- the tsf gene encoding translation elongation factor Ts, which yields MSTTVKVTAQEVNKLRQATGAGMMDCKKALVEAEGDFDKAIEVLRKKGQKVAAKRADRESSEGAAVSKVNDENTSGVAIVLGCETDFVGKNENFLALANQLADIALNHDSKESFLAADFGGMTVAEKLVEQTGVIGEKLEINAFEKLDAAYVGTYVHINKIAALVGLSAKVDNAETLVKDLAMQVASMGATTLSYKDFDPAYIASETEARIAVIEKDNIELGRLGKTLKNVPKYISMAQLTPEVLAEAEEAAKAELKAEGKPEQIWDRILPGKMERFISDNTTLDQEQCLLDQKFIKDEKKTVAEYVKSYGDVEVTGFKRATVG from the coding sequence ATGAGTACTACAGTAAAAGTAACCGCCCAAGAGGTTAATAAATTAAGACAAGCTACTGGTGCAGGCATGATGGACTGCAAAAAAGCATTGGTTGAAGCCGAAGGAGATTTTGACAAAGCCATTGAAGTTTTACGTAAAAAAGGACAAAAAGTTGCAGCCAAAAGAGCCGACCGCGAATCTAGCGAAGGTGCTGCCGTATCAAAAGTAAATGATGAGAACACTTCTGGTGTTGCTATTGTTTTAGGATGTGAAACGGATTTTGTTGGAAAAAACGAAAACTTTTTGGCATTAGCTAATCAATTGGCTGATATCGCTTTAAATCACGATTCTAAAGAATCTTTTTTAGCAGCAGATTTTGGAGGCATGACAGTTGCCGAAAAATTAGTTGAGCAAACTGGTGTTATTGGTGAAAAACTAGAAATCAATGCATTCGAAAAACTAGACGCCGCTTACGTTGGTACCTACGTACACATTAACAAGATTGCTGCTTTAGTGGGCTTATCTGCTAAGGTTGACAACGCTGAAACTTTAGTAAAAGACCTAGCCATGCAAGTTGCCTCTATGGGAGCTACCACATTATCTTATAAAGATTTCGACCCTGCTTACATCGCATCTGAGACTGAAGCACGTATCGCAGTCATTGAAAAAGACAATATCGAATTAGGTCGTTTAGGTAAAACCTTAAAAAATGTACCAAAATACATCTCTATGGCACAATTAACGCCAGAAGTTCTTGCTGAAGCCGAAGAGGCTGCAAAAGCAGAGCTTAAAGCTGAAGGTAAGCCAGAACAGATTTGGGACAGAATTTTACCTGGAAAAATGGAGCGTTTTATTTCTGATAATACCACTTTAGATCAAGAGCAATGTCTGTTAGATCAAAAGTTCATTAAAGACGAAAAGAAAACCGTTGCAGAATACGTTAAATCTTATGGTGACGTTGAAGTAACCGGTTTCAAACGTGCTACGGTAGGATAA
- the frr gene encoding ribosome recycling factor, translating to MNEDVQFIFDTAKESMDNAIKHLEKQLVNIRAGKASPAMLGSVMVDYYGSQTPLSQVANVNTPDGRTITVQPWEKSMLQEIERGIAYANLGFNPMNNGETIIINVPPLTEERRIALAKQAKAESEDAKISIRTARKEAMNDIKKNDDISEDLQKNAELDIQKLTDTYVKRIDDIFENKEKEIMTV from the coding sequence ATGAACGAAGACGTACAATTTATATTCGACACAGCTAAAGAATCTATGGACAATGCCATAAAGCATTTAGAAAAGCAATTGGTAAACATTAGAGCCGGAAAAGCAAGTCCAGCTATGTTGGGCAGCGTTATGGTAGATTACTACGGTTCGCAAACACCTTTAAGTCAAGTTGCCAACGTAAACACACCCGACGGAAGAACAATAACGGTTCAGCCATGGGAAAAAAGTATGTTGCAGGAAATTGAACGTGGCATTGCCTATGCCAACCTTGGTTTTAATCCTATGAATAACGGAGAAACCATTATTATAAATGTACCGCCTTTAACCGAAGAACGCCGTATAGCCTTAGCAAAACAAGCAAAAGCTGAATCTGAAGATGCAAAAATCAGCATTAGAACGGCACGTAAGGAGGCCATGAACGATATTAAAAAGAATGATGATATTTCAGAAGACCTTCAAAAAAATGCTGAATTAGACATACAAAAATTGACCGACACTTACGTTAAAAGGATAGATGATATCTTTGAAAATAAAGAAAAGGAAATCATGACCGTGTAA
- the pyrH gene encoding UMP kinase: protein MKYKRILLKLSGEALMGDRQYGIDPDRLAEYAQDIKAVTEKGIEVAIVIGGGNIFRGVAGAMNGMDRVQGDHMGMLATVINGLALQNALEDAGVKTRLQTAIKINEVAEPFIRRKAMSHLKKGRVVIFGGGTGNPYFTTDSAAVLRAIEVEADVILKGTRVDGIYNTDPEKDHSAIKFEHITFDDVLRKGLKVMDTTAFTLSQENKLPIIVFDMNTRGNLMKVVSGEKIGTEVNI, encoded by the coding sequence GTGAAATACAAACGCATCCTACTTAAATTATCCGGCGAAGCCTTAATGGGCGACCGCCAATATGGTATTGATCCCGACCGATTAGCAGAATATGCACAAGATATTAAAGCCGTTACAGAAAAAGGCATTGAAGTGGCCATTGTAATTGGTGGAGGCAATATTTTTAGAGGTGTAGCTGGCGCCATGAATGGCATGGACAGAGTTCAAGGCGACCACATGGGCATGTTGGCCACCGTAATAAACGGTTTGGCACTGCAAAATGCTTTAGAAGATGCTGGGGTGAAAACCCGTTTACAAACTGCAATTAAAATTAATGAAGTTGCCGAACCTTTTATACGCAGAAAAGCCATGAGTCATCTTAAAAAAGGACGCGTTGTTATATTTGGTGGTGGCACCGGAAACCCGTATTTTACTACCGATTCTGCTGCTGTTTTAAGAGCTATTGAAGTTGAAGCCGATGTGATATTAAAAGGTACACGGGTTGATGGTATTTATAATACAGACCCCGAAAAGGACCATTCGGCGATAAAATTTGAGCACATCACATTTGACGATGTATTAAGAAAAGGGTTGAAAGTAATGGACACCACAGCCTTTACACTAAGTCAGGAAAACAAGCTGCCCATAATAGTTTTCGATATGAATACAAGAGGCAATTTAATGAAAGTTGTTTCCGGTGAAAAAATTGGAACAGAGGTAAACATTTAA
- a CDS encoding efflux RND transporter permease subunit — translation MFKLFTKNFWDVTARLILRNKIAILVAIIGATIFFSFQWKNMRFTHTEANLLPDDHEVNVVYNDFLKIFGEEGNLIVLGVKDSSLFTVEKLNAWNKLSESFKQFDDVETVISIKDLQKLIKDNENEKFQLEPFIKDSVSSTKQIETLQEELFKKYPFYDNFLFNKETKTIRTAIYLKKDIVNTSARKDFVIDVLNPAIEAFEEANHLDVRVSGMPYIRTLNAQLIIDEIGKFIVAALLVTSLIFFFFFRSFRATFISLIVVCIGVMWTLGFLGILNYEITVLTALIPPLIIVIGIPNCIFLINKYQHEVKLHGNKVKSLQRVITKIGNATLMTNVTTASGFATFILTESKLLKEFGIVASLSILAIFILCLLIIPIIYTFLPYPKERHLEHLNKRWIGGFVNWMEHMVKQKRIAIYATSLVLLIASIIGIYQIKISGSLIDDMPQESEFVNDIRFFENEFSGIMPLEIMIDTKRKKGVMKLSTLKRMNELEDLIIETPELSKPISVVGLVKYSKQAYYNGNPKHYQLPTSQENSFILSYAKNSTSNVDLLKNFVDSTGQYARITTFMKDIGTDKMERIEENLQTEIDKVFPKERYNVSMTGKALVFQKGTKYLVKNLAISLSLAIFLISLFMAYMFRSFRMIIVSLIPNLLPLLVTAGLMGYLGVPIKPSTILVFSIAFGISVDDTIHFLAKYRQELQANHWKIKKSVYAALRETGVSMFYTSIVLFFGFSVFTISSFGGTVALGALVSATLLFAMLSNLLLLPSLLLSLERSIANKEVLKEPSINIIPEEDDTEENLKNKY, via the coding sequence ATGTTTAAACTTTTCACAAAAAACTTCTGGGATGTAACGGCAAGACTTATTTTGCGTAACAAAATCGCTATTCTTGTTGCCATAATTGGAGCTACCATATTTTTTAGTTTTCAGTGGAAGAACATGCGCTTTACACACACCGAAGCCAACCTGTTACCAGACGACCACGAGGTAAATGTGGTTTATAACGATTTTTTAAAAATCTTTGGTGAAGAAGGCAATTTAATCGTTCTTGGCGTTAAAGATTCCTCACTTTTTACGGTTGAAAAATTAAATGCTTGGAACAAACTTTCAGAATCATTTAAGCAATTTGACGATGTTGAAACTGTTATTTCCATTAAGGATTTACAAAAGCTTATTAAAGATAATGAAAACGAAAAATTTCAGCTCGAACCTTTTATAAAAGATTCGGTTTCTTCAACAAAACAAATTGAAACGCTACAAGAAGAGCTTTTCAAAAAGTATCCGTTCTACGATAATTTTCTGTTTAATAAGGAAACTAAAACGATTAGAACAGCCATTTATTTAAAAAAGGATATTGTTAACACATCGGCTAGAAAAGACTTTGTTATCGATGTTTTGAATCCCGCTATTGAAGCCTTTGAAGAAGCTAATCATTTAGATGTTCGGGTATCAGGGATGCCTTACATAAGAACCCTTAACGCTCAATTGATTATTGACGAAATAGGCAAATTTATAGTCGCTGCATTATTGGTTACCTCGCTCATTTTCTTTTTCTTTTTCAGGTCGTTTCGAGCCACTTTTATTTCGCTTATTGTGGTTTGTATTGGCGTGATGTGGACCTTAGGTTTTCTGGGTATACTAAACTACGAGATTACCGTTTTAACCGCTTTAATCCCGCCATTAATCATTGTTATTGGTATTCCCAACTGTATCTTTTTAATTAACAAATACCAGCACGAGGTTAAACTACACGGTAATAAAGTAAAATCGTTGCAACGGGTAATTACCAAAATCGGGAATGCAACCTTAATGACCAATGTGACCACAGCCTCTGGTTTTGCGACCTTTATTTTAACCGAAAGCAAGCTTTTAAAGGAATTTGGTATTGTGGCATCGCTAAGTATTTTGGCCATTTTTATTTTATGCCTACTTATCATTCCTATTATTTACACCTTTTTACCCTACCCAAAAGAGCGTCATTTAGAACACTTAAACAAGCGATGGATTGGTGGATTTGTGAATTGGATGGAGCACATGGTTAAGCAAAAACGCATTGCTATTTACGCCACGTCATTGGTATTGCTCATTGCCAGTATTATTGGTATTTATCAAATAAAAATCTCGGGGAGTTTAATTGACGATATGCCGCAAGAATCTGAATTTGTAAACGATATCCGTTTTTTTGAAAATGAGTTTAGCGGCATCATGCCTTTGGAAATTATGATTGACACCAAACGCAAAAAAGGTGTTATGAAACTCAGTACCTTAAAACGCATGAATGAGTTGGAAGATTTGATTATTGAAACACCCGAACTCTCAAAACCCATTTCGGTAGTTGGTTTGGTTAAATATTCCAAACAGGCCTATTATAACGGCAACCCCAAACATTATCAATTACCAACATCGCAGGAAAACAGTTTTATTTTATCGTATGCCAAAAACTCGACATCCAATGTCGATTTGCTTAAAAACTTTGTAGATAGCACGGGCCAATACGCACGTATCACCACTTTTATGAAAGATATTGGCACCGATAAAATGGAGCGCATCGAAGAAAATCTGCAAACCGAAATAGACAAGGTTTTCCCCAAAGAGCGCTACAACGTAAGCATGACAGGTAAAGCATTGGTGTTTCAAAAAGGCACCAAATACTTGGTAAAAAACTTAGCCATTTCGCTATCGCTGGCCATATTTCTTATTTCCTTGTTTATGGCATATATGTTTAGATCTTTTAGAATGATTATTGTATCACTCATCCCAAACTTACTGCCATTATTGGTAACCGCAGGTTTAATGGGCTATTTGGGCGTACCTATAAAACCCTCGACTATTTTGGTGTTTAGTATTGCTTTTGGTATTTCGGTTGATGATACCATTCACTTTTTAGCAAAATACAGGCAAGAGTTACAGGCCAACCATTGGAAAATCAAAAAATCGGTTTACGCCGCGTTGCGAGAAACGGGTGTGAGCATGTTTTATACCTCCATTGTTTTGTTTTTCGGGTTCTCGGTTTTCACCATTTCCAGTTTTGGTGGCACGGTGGCTTTAGGCGCTTTGGTTTCGGCCACTTTGCTTTTCGCTATGCTTTCAAACCTATTGTTATTACCATCTTTGTTACTGTCTTTAGAGCGCAGTATTGCCAATAAAGAAGTGTTGAAAGAACCTTCGATAAATATTATTCCAGAGGAAGACGACACAGAGGAAAATCTGAAAAACAAATACTAA
- the rpsI gene encoding 30S ribosomal protein S9 has translation MDVIHKIGRRKTAVARAYVAPGKGNITINKKDLANYFTTATLQYKVKQPLVLTNNDANFDITVNVFGGGITGQAEAVRLAISRAMCEVDAENRLTLKPEGLLTRDPRMVERKKFGQKKARKKFQFSKR, from the coding sequence ATGGATGTAATTCACAAAATTGGCCGTAGAAAAACGGCTGTTGCGCGCGCCTATGTTGCCCCAGGAAAAGGTAACATTACAATTAATAAAAAAGACTTAGCTAATTATTTTACTACCGCTACTTTACAGTACAAAGTAAAACAACCATTAGTTTTGACTAACAATGACGCCAACTTTGATATTACAGTAAATGTATTTGGAGGAGGTATTACAGGTCAAGCAGAAGCTGTTCGTTTAGCAATTTCTCGCGCTATGTGCGAAGTTGATGCAGAGAACAGATTAACATTAAAACCAGAAGGATTATTAACAAGAGACCCAAGAATGGTAGAGCGTAAAAAATTCGGACAGAAGAAAGCGCGTAAAAAATTCCAATTCTCGAAACGTTAA
- the rpsB gene encoding 30S ribosomal protein S2, whose protein sequence is MAVEVKELLEAGVHFGHLTRKWDPNMAPYVYMERNGIHIINLYKTAAKIDEAGNALAKIAASGRKILFVATKKQAKDIVAEKASEINMPYITERWPGGMLTNFVTIRKAVKKMASIDRMKKDGTFLTLSKKERLQVDRLRAKLEKNLGSISDMTRLPGALFVVDIKREHIAIKEAQKLNIPIFAMVDTNSDPRQVDYVIPANDDASKSIDKILTHVASAIAGGLAERKAEKDATASAKEEAPKAKAKVAVEETAPKAEAEKAAPKAKAAPAKKAVAEEEE, encoded by the coding sequence ATGGCAGTAGAAGTAAAAGAATTACTTGAAGCAGGTGTACACTTTGGTCACCTAACACGTAAGTGGGATCCAAACATGGCGCCTTACGTATATATGGAGCGCAACGGCATCCATATTATCAATCTTTATAAAACAGCGGCAAAAATTGATGAAGCTGGAAATGCACTAGCTAAAATTGCAGCGTCCGGTCGTAAAATTTTATTCGTTGCAACAAAAAAACAAGCAAAAGATATTGTAGCTGAAAAAGCCAGCGAAATTAACATGCCTTACATTACTGAAAGGTGGCCAGGTGGTATGTTAACCAACTTTGTTACTATTAGAAAAGCCGTTAAGAAAATGGCCTCTATTGATAGAATGAAGAAAGATGGTACGTTTTTAACACTATCTAAAAAAGAACGTTTACAAGTGGATCGTTTAAGAGCCAAGTTAGAAAAAAACTTAGGTTCAATTAGCGATATGACGCGTTTACCGGGAGCTTTGTTCGTTGTAGATATTAAGCGTGAGCACATCGCTATTAAAGAAGCACAGAAATTAAACATTCCTATTTTTGCAATGGTAGATACCAACTCTGATCCACGTCAGGTTGATTATGTTATCCCAGCAAATGATGATGCTTCTAAATCCATAGACAAGATTTTAACTCACGTAGCCTCTGCAATTGCAGGAGGTTTAGCTGAACGTAAAGCCGAAAAAGATGCAACGGCATCTGCTAAAGAAGAAGCTCCAAAAGCCAAAGCCAAAGTAGCAGTTGAAGAAACCGCTCCCAAAGCTGAAGCGGAGAAAGCAGCTCCAAAAGCTAAGGCTGCTCCAGCTAAAAAAGCTGTTGCTGAAGAAGAAGAATAA
- a CDS encoding DUF5686 family protein, giving the protein MLAYSQSFSTAEIEPKQDSIKKKAFVKQLGNGFLPTKYFNFDLRYLIKFNQYEGLRTGIGGITNEALSETFRINGYTVYGFKDHRFKYSIGAGFRLAEKTNTWLNASYTNDLQETGSTKFLTDTRFFQFFEPRLLNIDLFHKHITKAISIEHQLASKLLTETQFAVSNINPTYNYQYVFNNNSLSQFHLSTLTLALQWNPFSHFEHIKNRLVETKEAYPKFTLQFTNSFKNLFNSNINFSKLDFRTIHKIPHKNDALSEITLVSGITSKNAPLTHLYHAYPNNIRKETIMQRFSVAGLNSFETMFFNEFFSDKFTTLQLKHYIAPFKISKRFQPQLVLITRYAIGDIENPERHQNVTFNSLKKGYTESGFELNKLLFGFGLSFSYRYGAYHLPKTEDNVALKFTFNVTL; this is encoded by the coding sequence ATGTTGGCGTACTCACAGTCATTTTCAACTGCTGAAATAGAGCCCAAACAAGATTCTATTAAAAAAAAAGCTTTTGTTAAGCAACTCGGAAACGGGTTTTTACCCACCAAGTATTTTAATTTCGACTTACGGTATTTAATAAAATTTAATCAATACGAAGGCCTTAGAACGGGTATTGGTGGCATAACCAACGAGGCGCTTTCAGAAACATTCAGAATTAACGGCTATACCGTTTACGGCTTTAAAGATCATCGTTTTAAATACAGTATTGGCGCTGGTTTTAGGTTAGCCGAAAAAACAAACACTTGGTTAAACGCGTCGTACACCAACGATTTACAAGAAACCGGAAGCACAAAATTTTTAACAGACACCCGATTTTTTCAATTTTTCGAACCGCGTTTGTTAAATATCGATTTGTTCCACAAGCACATTACAAAAGCGATTTCCATCGAGCATCAATTAGCATCAAAGCTATTAACCGAAACACAGTTTGCCGTAAGCAACATAAACCCAACGTACAATTACCAATACGTTTTTAACAACAATTCGCTTAGCCAGTTTCATTTAAGCACCCTAACTTTAGCATTACAATGGAATCCTTTTAGCCATTTTGAACACATTAAAAACAGGCTCGTTGAAACCAAGGAAGCCTACCCAAAATTTACGCTACAGTTTACAAATAGCTTTAAAAATTTATTTAATAGCAACATTAATTTTTCAAAGTTGGATTTTAGAACCATTCATAAAATACCACATAAAAACGATGCTCTTTCTGAAATTACTTTGGTCTCTGGAATTACCTCTAAAAATGCGCCTTTAACCCATTTATATCACGCTTACCCCAATAATATTAGAAAGGAAACCATAATGCAACGGTTTTCTGTGGCGGGTTTAAATAGCTTTGAAACCATGTTTTTTAATGAGTTTTTTTCAGATAAATTCACCACGCTTCAACTCAAACATTATATCGCACCGTTTAAAATTTCTAAACGTTTCCAACCGCAATTGGTCCTTATAACCCGATACGCCATTGGCGACATTGAAAATCCCGAAAGGCATCAAAATGTAACTTTTAATTCTTTAAAAAAGGGCTACACGGAATCTGGTTTCGAGCTTAATAAATTACTCTTTGGCTTTGGTCTTAGTTTTTCTTACCGCTACGGTGCCTATCATTTACCAAAAACAGAAGACAATGTTGCCCTAAAATTCACCTTTAACGTAACATTATAA